A region from the Candidatus Thiothrix putei genome encodes:
- the trpE gene encoding anthranilate synthase component I, whose translation MNQDTFDTYIAQGYNRVPVRRTILADLDTPLSAYLKLADAPYSYLFESVQGGEKWGRYSMLGLPAQTIIKVFGLQVELHRANQPVESVEVADPLTWITEFQQQYNVPDIEDLPRFNGGLVGYFGYETIRYIEKKLAHGRDKPDPIGTPDIVLMVSDEVVVFDNLRGELHLIVLAETGGYKQAQQRLDALERQLQEARRLYQPAPKATQVDESDFISGFTEDGFKQAVLDAKEYIKAGDIMQVVLSQRMSIPFAAPPLDLYRALRRLNPSPYMYFLNLGDFHIVGSSPEILVRLEDDTVTVRPIAGTRRRGDTEQRDQELETELLNDPKELAEHLMLIDLGRNDAGRVSEIGSVKLTDKMIVERYSHVMHIVSNVTGKLLPGLDAMDVLRATFPAGTVSGAPKIRAMEIIDELEPVKRGVYSGAVGYLAWNGNMDTAIAIRTAVIKDDVLHIQAGAGVVYDSVPQSEWDETMNKGRAVFRAASAALSGLNGKHK comes from the coding sequence ATGAATCAGGATACTTTCGATACCTATATCGCTCAAGGCTACAACCGCGTTCCTGTCCGTCGTACCATTCTGGCAGACCTTGATACCCCGTTAAGTGCCTATCTAAAACTCGCTGATGCGCCCTATTCCTACCTGTTCGAGTCCGTACAGGGCGGAGAAAAATGGGGACGTTATTCCATGCTTGGCCTGCCTGCGCAAACCATCATCAAGGTGTTCGGCTTGCAGGTGGAACTGCATCGCGCTAATCAACCCGTGGAAAGTGTAGAGGTTGCTGACCCGCTGACATGGATTACCGAATTTCAGCAGCAATACAACGTACCCGACATCGAAGACTTGCCACGCTTTAATGGCGGGCTGGTCGGCTATTTCGGCTACGAAACCATCCGCTACATCGAGAAAAAGCTGGCGCATGGGCGCGACAAACCCGACCCAATTGGTACACCTGACATCGTGCTGATGGTGTCGGATGAAGTCGTGGTGTTCGACAATTTGCGCGGCGAATTGCACCTCATCGTCCTAGCGGAAACGGGTGGATACAAGCAAGCTCAGCAACGTCTCGACGCGCTCGAACGCCAGTTGCAGGAAGCCCGCCGCCTCTACCAACCCGCCCCCAAAGCGACACAGGTAGACGAAAGCGACTTCATTTCCGGCTTCACCGAAGACGGTTTCAAGCAAGCGGTGTTGGATGCAAAAGAATACATCAAGGCAGGCGACATTATGCAAGTGGTGCTGTCGCAGCGCATGAGCATCCCGTTTGCCGCGCCGCCGCTGGATTTGTACCGTGCCTTGCGCCGCCTCAACCCGTCGCCGTACATGTATTTCCTCAATCTGGGGGATTTCCACATCGTCGGTTCCTCGCCGGAAATTCTGGTGCGCCTCGAAGATGATACCGTGACCGTGCGCCCGATTGCAGGCACACGCCGCCGTGGCGACACCGAACAGCGCGATCAGGAACTCGAAACCGAACTGCTCAACGACCCCAAAGAACTTGCCGAACACCTGATGCTGATCGACCTTGGGCGCAACGATGCCGGGCGCGTCAGCGAAATCGGCTCGGTCAAACTCACCGACAAAATGATCGTGGAACGCTATTCGCACGTCATGCACATCGTTTCCAACGTCACTGGCAAGCTGTTGCCGGGGCTGGATGCGATGGATGTGTTACGCGCTACATTCCCCGCCGGAACCGTCAGCGGTGCGCCGAAAATCCGCGCGATGGAAATCATTGACGAACTCGAACCCGTCAAGCGCGGTGTGTATTCGGGTGCGGTCGGCTATTTGGCGTGGAATGGCAATATGGATACGGCGATTGCCATCCGCACCGCCGTGATAAAAGATGATGTGCTGCATATTCAGGCGGGTGCGGGTGTAGTGTACGATTCTGTGCCGCAATCGGAATGGGATGAGACCATGAACAAAGGGCGGGCGGTATTTCGGGCTGCTAGTGCGGCGTTGTCTGGGCTGAATGGTAAACACAAGTAA